Proteins co-encoded in one Scomber scombrus chromosome 14, fScoSco1.1, whole genome shotgun sequence genomic window:
- the septin4a gene encoding septin 4a, whose protein sequence is MRDLPPTSQPGEHQHTTGHQVPDYGEAERTGSATNGRLPSLPGTPRLPRPIPCNPTGSMTAPHRPFHMGPDSVFQPLPVRRQLMSQSSVDCPLSPASRPRSPWGRFDPYDSPEDQDKEYVGFATLPNQVHRKTVKKGFTFTLMVAGESGLGKSTLINSLFLTDLYKDRKVPNAEERINQTIDIIKHDIGIEEKGIKLRLTIIDTPGFGDAVNNTESWKPIEDYVDQQFEQYFRDESGLNRRNIQDNRVHCCLYFISPYGHGLRPLDVECMKALHEKVNIVPVLAKADSLTHAEVCRKKMKIQEDIKEFGINIYQFPDCDSDEDEDYKKQDQILKDSIPFAVIGSNVQVEREGRKFRGRVYPWGVVEVENPAHSDFLLLRNMLVRTHMQDLKDVTRETHYENYRAHCIQNMTRMVVQERKRSLREKHREESETDIPLPLAVVDTEKERLIFEKDEQLKRMQEVLERIQEQMQNSQREGC, encoded by the exons ATGAGAGACCTGCCTCCCACCTCACAGCCTGGCGAACATCAACACACAACAGGCCACCAGGTGCCAGACTATGGTGAGGCAGAGCGGACTGGGTCAGCAACCAACGGGAGACTCCCCAGCCTTCCTGGGACTCCCAGGCTGCCCCGTCCCATACCCTGCAACCCCACAGGCTCTATGACGGCCCCCCACAGACCATTTCACATGGGACCGGACTCAGTGTTTCAGCCGTTGCCTGTGAGGAGGCAGCTTATGTCTCAGAGCTCTGTGGACTGTCCGCTCAGCCCGGCCTCCCGTCCACGCAGCCCATGGGGACGCTTTGACCCCTACGACTCTCCagag GATCAGGACAAGGAATATGTGGGTTTTGCTACATTACCCAATCAGGTTCACAGAAAAACAGTGAAGAAAGGTTTCACATTTACACTTATGGTGGCAG GAGAGTCTGGCCTTGGTAAATCCACACTGATCAACAGTCTGTTTCTCACAGACCTATATAAAGACCGAAAGGTTCCTAATGCAGAAG AACGGATCAACCAGACGATAGACATCATCAAACACGACATTGGCATTGAAGAGAAAGGAATCAAATTGAGGCTCACCATCATAGACACGCCAGGGTTCGGAGATGCTGTCAACAACACAGAAAG CTGGAAGCCAATAGAAGACTACGTCGACCAGCAGTTTGAACAGTACTTCAGAGATGAGAGTGGGTTGAACAGAAGAAACATTCAGGATAACAGAGTCCACTGCTGCCTGTACTTCATCTCTCCATACGGCCACGG TCTTCGACCTCTGGATGTGGAGTGTATGAAGGCCTTGCATGAAAAAGTCAACATAGTTCCTGTTTTGGCAAAAGCTGATAGTCTGACACACGCAGAGGTCTGCAGGAAGAAGATGAAG ATCCAAGAGGATATCAAGGAGTTCGGGATCAACATCTACCAGTTTCCTGACTGTGATTCCGATGAGGACGAAGACTATAAGAAACAGGACCAGATACTAAAG GACAGCATCCCGTTCGCAGTAATTGGGAGTAACGTTCAGGTGGAGAGAGAAGGTCGCAAGTTCAGGGGTCGTGTCTACCCCTGGGGAGTGGTAGAAG TGGAGAACCCCGCTCACTCCGACTTCCTGCTGCTGAGGAACATGCTGGTGAGGACCCACATGCAGGATCTGAAGGACGTGACGCGGGAGACACACTACGAAAACTACAGAGCCCATTGCATCCAGAACATGACACGCATGGTGGTGCAGGAGCGGAAACGCAG TTTGCGTGAGAAGCACCGCGAGGAGAGCGAGACCGATATTCCTTTACCGCTGGCCGTCGTCGACACCGAGAAGGAACGACTCATCTTCGAGAAAGACGAACAG ctgaaGAGGATGCAGGAGGTGCTGGAGAGGATTCAGGAGCAGATGCAGAACAGCCAGAGAGAAGGCTGCTGA
- the LOC133994284 gene encoding LIM domain kinase 1-like, producing MSRRDQRFRRGMKGRCCECSCTLTHWYYEKEEQFYCKKHYWARYGEQCHGCKETITNGLIMVAGEQRYHPECFSCMQCKRLIGDGDTYMLIERSKLYCGSCFPKGLVSAVRSTTRLTKTPHMVALVSFPPLEGSQRGLTVTTDLSQEKGSLVTVTELDSAVLSPDLLSYMHIGDHVLEVNGIPVRNISPDEINCVIMDTNRPLHLTIEHIPLSSDNHPHSASVQDDISCPDPCVRDKLTSTHKLPSLEEEPSPGEETDEPIRMSISPSRNQGAMGMRSRIILRSCSIDKCPLSPRALSVLSQKRDMIRSESLRVDPGERTHRIFRPSDLIHGEVLGRGCFGQAVKVTHQETGEVMVMKELISFDEETQQTFLKEVKVMRCLDHPNVLKFIGLFYKDKRINFVSEYIQGGTLRETIVKMDKDVPWSIRVSYAKDIASGMAYLHSMNVIHRDLNSYNCLVKENQSVVVADFGLARLVVEERNKSKTTSLERPAKGTLSELRRPDRRKRYTVVGNPYWMAPEMIHGKSYDERVDVFSFGIMICEIIGQVSADPDYLPRTNDFGLNVPEFLQQYHPPQCPQAFLPLAVRCCDMDSEKRPSFSKLEEWLENLLMHLDIGLHMLSELEQLHRDFWQNHNHQNHSHNQDETLKSHEQTHSSKLPRQSPDTTQSSDNGNNHKEPNQLTQSEDQNSTPSSHYDGEQHMHNHHDTRTENGNSCLSKDCKDHSQEESQRCCRSTSRDLGKERSETYEHNLSGQPNVQHEPSQPLQVNNSLLDLCNTPRKTVMWDNSTEDSSFL from the exons atgtcacgACGGGACCAGAGGTTTCGGAGAGGAATGAAAGGACG GTGTTGTGAATGTAGCTGCACCCTTACTCACTGGTACTATGAAAAAGAGGAACAGTTCTACTGTAAGAAGCACTACTGGGCTCGGTATGGAGAGCAGTGCCACGGCTGCAAGGAGACCATCACAAATGGACTCATAATG GTTGCTGGAGAGCAAAGGTACCACCCTGAATGCTTCAGTTGTATGCAGTGTAAAAGGCTCATTGGAGATGGAGACACCTACATGCTCATCGAACGCTCCAAACTGTATTG tGGTTCCTGTTTCCCTAAGGGTCTGGTATCAGCTGTGAGGTCGACTACTCGGCTCACTAAAACACCCCACATGGTGGCGCTGGTGTCTTTCCCTCCTCTAGAAGGCAGCCAACGAGGCCTGACTGTAACCACTGACCTTAGCCAAGAGAAAGGCTCTCTCGTCACTGTGACAGA GTTAGACTCAGCGGTCCTCAGCCCTGACCTGCTGTCCTATATGCATATTGGGGACCACGTACTGGAGGTCAACGGCATCCCAGTCCGCAACATTTCCCCAGACGAG ATAAACTGTGTGATCATGGACACAAACAGACCACTGCACCTGACAATTGAACACATCCCACTTTCTTCTGACAACCATCCTCACTCTGCCAGTGTCCAGGATGACATCAGCTGTCCTGACCCTTGCGTCCGCGACAAACTTACTTCAACACACAAACTGCCAAGTCTGGAGGAAGAACCAAGTCcaggagaggagacagatgaACCAATCAGGATGAGTATCTCACCATCTCGTAACCAAGGAGCCATGGGAATGCGATCCAGAATCATCCT GCGCAGTTGTAGTATAGATAAGTGTCCCTTATCCCCCCGAGCACTGTCAGTTTTATCTCAGAAGAGAGACATGATTCGCTCAGAGTCTCTACGTGTGGACCCTGGAGAACGGACCCATCGCATCTTCAGACCCTCAGACCTTATCCATGGAGAAGTGCTTGGCAGGGGCTGCTTTGGACAGGCTGTAAAG GTAACACATCAGGAGACTGGGgaggtgatggtgatgaaggagtTGATAAGTTTTGATGAAGAGACACAGCAGACTTTCTTAAAGGAG GTAAAGGTGATGCGCTGTCTGGATCATCCCAATGTTCTCAAGTTCATTGGGCTATTTTATAAGGACAAACGAATAAACTTCGTCTCTGAATACATCCAGGGGGGAACTCTCCGAGAGACCATCGTGAAAATG GACAAGGATGTCCCCTGGAGCATAAGAGTGAGTTATGCCAAAGACATTGCGTCTGGAATG GCATATCTGCACTCCATGAATGTTATCCACCGAGATTTAAACTCATACAACTGCCTGGTCAAAGAG AACCAGTCTGTGGTTGTGGCAGATTTTGGGCTTGCCCGGTtggtggtggaggagaggaatAAGAGCAAAACAACCTCTTTAGAACGGCCAGCAAAGGGGACACTGTCAGAGCTCCGGAGGCCTGACCGGAGGAAGCGGTACACCGTCGTAGGAAACCCCTACTGGATGGCCCCTGAGATGATCCATG GGAAAAGCTATGATGAACGGGTGGACGTCTTTTCGTTTGGTATCATGATATGTGAG ATCATAGGTCAAGTGAGTGCCGACCCTGACTACCTCCCCCGGACAAATGACTTTGGTCTAAATGTACCTGAGTTCCTGCAGCAGTACCACCCTCCACAGTGCCCTCAGGCCTTCCTGCCACTGGCTGTGCGCTGCTGTGACATGGACTCTGAAAAACG TCCATCCTTTTCAAAGCTTGAGGAGTGGCTGGAGAACCTGCTGATGCACCTTGACATTGGCCTGCATATGCTCTCCGAGTTAGAGCAGCTCCACAGGGATTTCTGGCAGAACCACAACCACCAAAACCACTCTCACAATCAGGACGAGACCCTTAAGTCCCATGAACAAACCCACTCTTCAAAGCTACCCAGACAGAGCCCGGACACCACACAATCTTCAGACAATGGAAATAACCACAAAGAGCCTAATCAGcttactcagagtgaagaccAAAATAGCACACCTAGCAGTCATTATGACGGAGAGCAACACATGCATAACCATCATGACACGAGGACTGAGAATGGTAACTCCTGCTTGAGCAAAGACTGTAAGGACCACTCACAAGAAGAGAGCCAGAGGTGCTGCAGGTCTACAAGCAGAGACTTGGGCAAGGAAAGGTCTGAAACATATGAACACAACCTCTCAGGACAGCCAAACGTTCAACATGAGCCCTCACAACCACTGCAGGTCAACAACTCACTGCTAGACTTGTGTAACACACCCAGAAAGACAGTAATGTGGGACAACTCTACAGAGGACAGCTCCTTTCTCTGA